The following proteins are co-located in the Haloplanus sp. HW8-1 genome:
- a CDS encoding LAGLIDADG family homing endonuclease, translating into MSDTEGSAAGREIWIEKYRPQTLADVKGQDDIVDRLQSYIAQEDLPHLLFSGPAGIGKCVTGETPVLTNRGVERIGEIVDDVDGFAPPDDDLEVLTFDERGSFEFMAPSHVFGKTTDDLVRVTTRDGNELTVTPEHRLLTIGHDGLEWLPAGDLDAGTRVVRPRRSPLPQGTDRLNWIDAMDGDRTFVHVTEAFAAQHDIPAEESYVGIKKRAVAGFRRGESDDTIADAAGTPKKTVQSYRRTLDVSLDEPSTVCSLSYLRDIDVSHDELRNHVTAVQYVNRNNQRSAPITPPWELTPTLASFVGLAVSEARIDGGRVKFYNTDDGLLDRFETAAESAFGVEPRQGIQDGVPYREINTRTLTHFLESCFDAMGGTDGVGSALVRADGSSRAAFLRAVFDAEAHVTDGGVIELTQKNERLVTLLSYLLSGFGIPSRRKRERKTPTNGSGTEREYHTLYVSSSDHLERFADEIGFTIDRKAERLADNVARDSNPNDDTVPTQTAVDTLCEPLYLTKGDHVPESLNPESPGRERYLDRVDDLVDAATGRLEDAQRTLERIDELAADLDTTVAIPAEWLRTRGELEPIEMRRTLTEQVGVRPDRLLEYADGRRTPGSERTIELLDRLDGIGADVDIDHVRTKLADGIEVLGVPYAHVAEGTEMRGTDVQSLLDGGNDLGSLTRFRTVADRLRSVAAGMLSDEVLDALTTLHTLTDADLYFDEVESVERVDEPQRVYDLTVPGTRNYVAGSVPTVMHNTTCATAIAREVYGEDWRGNFLELNASDQRGIDVVRDRIKNFARSSFGGFDYRVIFLDEADSLCVPPGTEVVTGYPSKPEVKPIEEVSEEGEPIPSVDFETNVIQSDSGKLVDSGVADFFEMELEDGRTILASLSHPFFVVDEEGQLVEKELRDLSPGDEIADFKDDIGVSRCEICDAWTAGRFCSVDCKDEGHSRDMSGERNPMHGTTWSDERRQKIVEKLSDGRFAGENNPNYGGAFHGTHVWEMDDETVARVRETISEMRSGTSWEEWVVDADPERVKDEIGEASSEWWASLSDEEKAAVIEKSVENCDYPVCDIRGDNNPMRDPEVARKVSDALQGHDPTGGNVRHSDELGHLVRSDWEYEVGTALQDANIDYEYEPAFELSESVYHPDFLVDDTVIEVKGVAELWGQTEKVEEFLETYGDEYTFVVVGDGDLPHHEHYERSEFDPAVLSDGGLQSVPTVGISRIEHSHRGEAYNISMEGTPNFMLANGILTHNTSDAQSALRRTMEQFADNTRFILSCNYSSRIIDPIQSRCAVFRFSPLPDDAIEAQAREIAEAEGIEVTDAGIDALVYAAGGDMRRAINTLQAAATTGEVVDEEAVYTVTSTARPEEIESMVEAAIEGDFPRARSTLETLLVDSGMAGGDVIDQLHRSAWEFDLGDRRTVQLMERLGEADYRITEGANERVQLEAMLAALALEES; encoded by the coding sequence ATGAGCGATACCGAGGGGTCGGCGGCGGGGCGGGAGATCTGGATCGAGAAGTACCGCCCGCAGACCCTGGCGGACGTGAAAGGACAGGACGACATCGTCGACCGACTGCAAAGCTACATCGCACAGGAGGACCTGCCGCACCTCCTGTTTTCGGGACCGGCCGGCATCGGCAAGTGCGTAACCGGCGAGACGCCGGTTCTGACGAATCGCGGGGTCGAACGGATCGGGGAGATCGTCGACGACGTGGACGGGTTCGCCCCTCCGGACGACGACCTAGAAGTGTTGACGTTCGACGAACGTGGTTCATTCGAGTTCATGGCGCCGTCGCACGTCTTCGGGAAAACGACGGACGACCTCGTTCGTGTCACGACCCGTGACGGTAACGAGTTGACCGTGACGCCGGAACACAGACTGTTGACTATCGGTCACGACGGACTGGAGTGGCTTCCTGCCGGTGACCTCGACGCCGGTACACGCGTGGTCCGCCCGCGACGGTCCCCACTTCCGCAGGGAACGGATCGGCTGAACTGGATCGACGCGATGGACGGCGACCGGACGTTCGTTCACGTCACCGAGGCGTTCGCCGCCCAACACGACATCCCGGCCGAGGAGAGCTACGTCGGCATAAAGAAGCGCGCCGTTGCTGGATTCAGACGGGGAGAGTCGGACGACACCATCGCCGACGCCGCCGGCACCCCGAAGAAGACGGTGCAGTCGTATCGCCGGACGCTGGACGTATCCCTCGACGAACCGAGTACCGTCTGCTCGCTGTCGTATCTCCGTGACATCGACGTTTCTCACGACGAGCTACGGAACCACGTCACTGCCGTCCAGTACGTCAACCGCAACAACCAGCGATCCGCTCCGATAACGCCGCCGTGGGAACTCACACCGACGCTGGCGTCGTTCGTCGGATTGGCCGTGAGCGAGGCTCGAATAGACGGCGGGCGGGTGAAGTTCTACAACACCGACGACGGATTGCTCGACCGATTCGAGACGGCGGCCGAGTCGGCGTTCGGCGTCGAGCCGCGGCAGGGGATACAGGACGGCGTTCCGTACCGGGAGATCAATACCCGGACGCTGACCCACTTCCTCGAATCCTGTTTCGACGCCATGGGCGGGACGGACGGTGTCGGCTCCGCGCTCGTACGCGCCGACGGGTCGAGTCGAGCGGCGTTCCTCCGGGCCGTTTTCGACGCCGAGGCACACGTTACTGACGGCGGGGTGATCGAACTGACACAGAAGAACGAACGCCTCGTCACGCTCCTCTCGTACTTGCTTTCGGGATTCGGAATCCCGAGCAGACGCAAGCGCGAGCGGAAGACGCCGACGAACGGGTCGGGAACCGAACGGGAGTACCACACCCTGTACGTCTCCAGCTCCGACCATCTCGAACGGTTCGCCGACGAGATCGGCTTCACGATCGACCGAAAGGCCGAACGACTCGCGGACAACGTCGCCCGCGACTCGAACCCGAACGACGACACGGTACCGACACAGACGGCAGTCGACACGCTCTGTGAGCCGCTCTACCTGACGAAAGGCGACCACGTTCCGGAGAGCCTGAATCCCGAGTCGCCCGGCCGCGAGCGGTATCTCGACCGTGTGGACGATCTCGTCGACGCTGCCACGGGGCGTCTCGAAGACGCACAGCGGACGCTCGAACGGATCGACGAACTCGCCGCCGACCTCGACACAACCGTGGCGATCCCTGCGGAATGGCTCCGCACACGAGGCGAACTGGAGCCCATCGAGATGCGTCGAACGCTCACAGAACAGGTCGGCGTCCGGCCCGACCGGCTCCTGGAATATGCGGACGGACGGCGGACGCCCGGAAGCGAGCGCACGATAGAACTCCTTGATCGCCTCGACGGGATCGGTGCTGACGTCGACATAGATCACGTTCGAACGAAGCTTGCGGACGGGATCGAGGTGCTAGGCGTTCCGTACGCCCACGTTGCCGAGGGAACCGAGATGCGTGGGACGGACGTACAGAGCCTCCTCGACGGTGGCAACGACCTCGGGTCGTTGACACGGTTCCGAACCGTCGCGGATCGTCTCCGATCCGTCGCGGCTGGAATGCTGTCCGACGAAGTGCTCGACGCACTCACGACGTTACACACGCTCACGGACGCCGACCTCTACTTCGACGAAGTCGAATCGGTCGAGCGTGTCGACGAACCGCAGCGAGTCTACGACCTCACCGTCCCCGGAACTCGCAACTACGTCGCCGGTAGCGTGCCGACGGTGATGCACAACACCACCTGCGCCACGGCCATCGCCCGCGAGGTGTACGGCGAGGACTGGCGGGGGAACTTCCTCGAACTCAACGCCTCGGACCAGCGCGGCATCGACGTGGTGCGCGACCGAATCAAGAACTTCGCGCGGTCTTCTTTCGGTGGGTTCGACTACCGAGTTATATTCCTCGACGAGGCGGACTCGTTGTGCGTGCCGCCGGGGACTGAGGTGGTTACCGGGTATCCGTCGAAACCCGAAGTGAAGCCGATAGAGGAGGTGAGCGAGGAGGGAGAACCGATTCCATCGGTCGATTTCGAGACGAACGTGATCCAGTCCGACAGCGGAAAACTCGTCGATTCGGGCGTCGCGGACTTCTTCGAGATGGAACTAGAGGACGGTCGGACGATCCTAGCGAGTTTGAGCCACCCATTCTTCGTAGTTGACGAAGAGGGACAACTCGTGGAAAAAGAGTTGCGTGACCTGTCCCCGGGAGACGAGATCGCGGATTTCAAAGACGACATCGGCGTGTCGCGGTGCGAAATCTGTGATGCTTGGACGGCCGGGCGGTTCTGCTCCGTCGACTGCAAGGACGAGGGACACAGCCGGGATATGAGCGGCGAACGGAACCCGATGCACGGGACGACGTGGTCGGACGAACGGCGTCAGAAGATCGTCGAGAAACTCTCTGACGGGCGGTTCGCTGGCGAGAACAACCCGAACTACGGTGGAGCGTTCCACGGGACCCACGTCTGGGAGATGGACGACGAGACGGTCGCGCGAGTCCGCGAAACGATAAGCGAGATGCGGTCCGGAACCTCGTGGGAGGAGTGGGTCGTCGACGCCGATCCCGAACGGGTCAAAGACGAGATCGGGGAGGCTTCGTCCGAGTGGTGGGCGAGTCTCAGCGACGAGGAAAAGGCAGCGGTCATCGAAAAGAGCGTCGAGAACTGCGATTACCCGGTCTGTGATATCCGTGGCGACAACAATCCCATGCGCGATCCCGAGGTTGCACGGAAGGTCTCGGACGCATTACAGGGACACGATCCCACGGGAGGAAACGTCAGACATAGCGACGAACTCGGTCACCTCGTTCGGTCGGATTGGGAGTACGAAGTCGGAACAGCGTTACAGGACGCGAATATCGACTACGAGTACGAGCCGGCGTTCGAACTGTCCGAATCGGTGTACCATCCCGACTTCTTGGTCGACGATACGGTCATCGAGGTCAAAGGGGTCGCCGAACTGTGGGGGCAGACGGAGAAGGTCGAAGAGTTCCTCGAAACCTACGGCGACGAATACACGTTCGTCGTCGTCGGCGACGGGGATCTCCCCCACCACGAACACTACGAACGGTCCGAGTTCGATCCGGCCGTCCTGTCGGACGGGGGCCTGCAATCGGTCCCAACCGTCGGAATCAGCCGTATCGAACACAGCCACCGCGGAGAAGCCTACAACATCAGCATGGAGGGGACGCCGAACTTCATGCTCGCTAACGGAATACTGACGCACAACACCTCCGACGCCCAGTCAGCACTTCGTCGCACGATGGAGCAGTTCGCGGACAACACCCGCTTTATCCTCTCGTGTAACTACTCCAGTCGGATCATCGACCCGATTCAGTCACGGTGTGCGGTCTTCCGGTTCTCGCCGCTGCCGGACGACGCGATCGAAGCACAGGCCCGCGAGATCGCCGAGGCGGAGGGGATCGAGGTGACCGACGCCGGCATCGACGCGCTGGTCTACGCGGCCGGCGGCGACATGCGACGGGCGATCAACACGCTGCAGGCGGCGGCGACGACCGGCGAGGTGGTCGACGAGGAGGCCGTCTACACCGTCACCAGCACCGCCCGCCCCGAGGAGATCGAATCGATGGTCGAGGCCGCGATCGAGGGAGATTTCCCGCGTGCGCGGTCGACGCTGGAGACGCTCCTCGTGGACTCGGGCATGGCGGGCGGCGACGTGATCGATCAACTCCACCGGTCGGCGTGGGAGTTCGACCTCGGCGACCGGCGGACGGTCCAGTTGATGGAGCGACTGGGCGAGGCCGACTACCGGATCACCGAGGGCGCCAACGAGCGAGTGCAGTTGGAGGCGATGCTGGCGGCGCTGGCGCTGGAGGAGTCGTAG
- the samp2 gene encoding ubiquitin-like small modifier protein SAMP2 has product MPTVRVEVVGEGSRRLDLDADATYGDLLVALSFSPHEAAVLVDDAPVPEDRPVDFAADEVRVLRLVKGGTNADEGSATTVDDRVRVRPAAADDHLDVMRVVDGAMLTADAERVRDRIDAGTVLVATVEGRVVGALVREGDRITAVATRRRWRGRGVGTALVSAAAEGRERLVAAFDPGLRPFYESLGFETEPMGDGDRLRGRLER; this is encoded by the coding sequence ATGCCGACGGTTCGTGTCGAGGTGGTGGGCGAGGGGAGCCGACGGCTGGATCTCGACGCCGACGCCACCTACGGCGATCTGCTCGTGGCCCTCTCCTTTAGCCCTCACGAGGCGGCCGTCCTCGTCGACGACGCTCCCGTCCCCGAGGACCGCCCGGTCGACTTCGCGGCCGACGAGGTGCGTGTCCTCAGACTGGTGAAGGGGGGGACGAACGCGGACGAGGGATCGGCGACCACGGTGGACGACCGCGTGCGGGTCCGCCCGGCCGCCGCCGACGACCACCTCGACGTGATGCGCGTCGTCGACGGCGCGATGCTGACGGCCGACGCCGAACGGGTGCGGGACCGCATCGACGCGGGGACGGTCCTCGTGGCGACCGTCGAGGGCCGGGTCGTCGGCGCCCTCGTTCGGGAGGGCGACCGGATCACCGCGGTGGCGACCCGCCGGCGGTGGCGGGGGCGGGGCGTCGGCACAGCGCTCGTCTCGGCGGCCGCCGAAGGCCGGGAGCGTCTCGTCGCCGCGTTCGACCCCGGCCTGCGTCCGTTCTACGAGTCGCTGGGGTTCGAGACAGAACCGATGGGGGACGGCGACCGCCTCCGCGGGCGCTTAGAGCGGTAG